One stretch of Banduia mediterranea DNA includes these proteins:
- the ngg gene encoding N-acetylglutaminylglutamine synthetase has protein sequence MSEPSMRKPAADASASAPNNHNVTLECGWGQLILAQTFDNPADVARAVMSERDGARNIAMYVRDPHVILAQSPQMLFLDPSHTFRLRLDRYDPDSLKLRGLTIRPIESMQDAESINRIYQARRMVPADPGFLWQHRKSPNITYLVAVDETTDTVVGTVTGVDHWNAFGDPENGSSLWCLAVDPCATQPGVGVALVNYLSGFFKARGRSYMDLSVMHDNEQAIGLYEKLGFERAPEFAVKRKNAINEPLYTGPTVQADEGLNIYAKIIVDEARRRGINVEILDAEAGYFRLSLGGRSIICRESLCELTSAIAMSRCADKRVTSRLLAQAGLSVPQQRIADGSGEDLAFLKTHGSVVVKPADGEQGAGISVDVRTARELRTAIRSARQHGDTVLIEQYCSGQDLRIVVIGYKVVAAALRKPPVVTGDGRHTVRELIEKLSRRREAATGGESKIPMDAETERSVKLAGHKMDEVLAEGQKLAVRKTANLHTGGTLHDVTHILHPRLCAAAIEAAKTLEIPVTGLDLLVPSPAKPDYVVIEANERPGLANHEPQPTAERFLDLLFPFSITREYKYEEHAEAGH, from the coding sequence ATGAGCGAACCCTCCATGCGCAAACCCGCTGCGGATGCATCGGCGTCCGCGCCCAATAATCACAACGTCACGCTGGAGTGCGGTTGGGGTCAGCTGATCCTGGCGCAGACTTTCGACAATCCGGCGGACGTGGCCCGTGCCGTCATGTCGGAGCGCGATGGCGCACGCAATATCGCGATGTACGTGCGCGACCCGCACGTGATTCTGGCGCAGTCGCCGCAGATGCTGTTTCTCGATCCCTCGCATACCTTTCGTCTGCGGCTGGACCGCTATGATCCGGACAGCCTCAAGCTGCGCGGGCTGACGATCCGGCCGATCGAATCGATGCAGGACGCCGAGTCGATCAACCGCATCTATCAGGCGCGGCGCATGGTGCCGGCGGATCCGGGTTTCCTCTGGCAGCACCGCAAGTCCCCGAACATCACCTATCTGGTGGCGGTCGACGAGACCACGGATACCGTGGTCGGCACCGTCACCGGCGTCGATCACTGGAACGCCTTCGGCGACCCCGAGAACGGTTCCAGTCTGTGGTGTCTGGCCGTGGACCCCTGCGCGACACAGCCCGGCGTCGGTGTCGCGCTGGTCAACTACCTTTCCGGTTTCTTCAAGGCGCGCGGCCGCAGCTACATGGACCTGTCGGTGATGCACGACAACGAGCAGGCCATCGGGCTGTACGAGAAGCTCGGCTTCGAACGCGCCCCGGAATTCGCGGTCAAGCGCAAGAACGCGATCAACGAGCCGCTGTACACCGGGCCCACGGTGCAGGCCGACGAAGGGCTCAACATCTACGCCAAGATCATCGTTGACGAGGCGCGGCGACGCGGCATCAACGTCGAGATACTGGACGCCGAGGCCGGTTATTTCCGTCTGTCCCTGGGCGGGCGTTCGATCATCTGCCGCGAGTCGCTGTGCGAGCTGACCAGCGCCATCGCAATGTCGCGCTGTGCCGACAAGCGCGTGACCAGTCGCCTGCTGGCGCAGGCCGGGCTGTCCGTGCCGCAGCAGCGCATCGCCGACGGCAGCGGCGAGGATCTGGCGTTTCTGAAGACGCACGGTTCGGTCGTGGTCAAGCCCGCCGACGGCGAACAGGGCGCCGGCATCAGCGTAGACGTGCGGACCGCGCGCGAGCTGCGCACGGCGATCCGCAGTGCGCGCCAGCATGGCGACACCGTGCTGATCGAGCAATACTGCTCGGGGCAGGATCTGCGCATCGTTGTCATCGGTTACAAGGTGGTGGCAGCGGCACTGCGCAAGCCGCCGGTGGTCACCGGCGACGGACGCCATACCGTGCGCGAACTGATCGAGAAGCTGTCGCGCCGGCGTGAAGCCGCCACCGGCGGAGAGTCAAAGATTCCAATGGACGCGGAAACGGAACGATCGGTGAAGCTGGCCGGTCACAAGATGGACGAGGTGCTCGCGGAGGGCCAGAAGCTGGCCGTACGCAAGACCGCCAATCTGCATACCGGCGGCACCCTCCACGACGTCACGCACATCCTGCACCCGCGTCTGTGCGCGGCCGCAATCGAGGCCGCCAAGACGCTGGAAATTCCGGTAACCGGCCTGGACCTGCTGGTGCCGTCGCCGGCCAAGCCGGACTACGTGGTGATCGAGGCCAACGAGCGGCCCGGGCTGGCCAACCACGAACCACAACCCACGGCTGAACGATTTCTGGATCTGTTGTTTCCGTTCAGCATTACGCGTGAATACAAATATGAAGAACATGCAGAAGCTGGACATTGA
- a CDS encoding TetR/AcrR family transcriptional regulator yields MKAGPHNKKPQGRRPGRPRLRDQAAPITEIILDLALQEFGYHGFEGTNIAGIAERAGVAKPLVHYHFETKEKLWQAAVGHAMEKLAREFRNLNFELKDLDPVAALSVVIRRYTYFCARNYAATNIVIQEVARGTDRAAWLSETYLKPMYLTAEPFLQAAASQGRLREMNPAHFLSMVSGAINGFFAFSGLISEMYEFDALSEESASEHAEIVVDVLLNGLRVKTT; encoded by the coding sequence GTGAAAGCGGGCCCACACAACAAGAAGCCCCAGGGGCGTCGCCCTGGAAGGCCGCGGCTGCGCGACCAGGCGGCTCCGATCACAGAGATCATTCTCGATCTGGCCTTGCAGGAGTTTGGGTATCACGGATTCGAAGGCACCAACATTGCCGGTATCGCCGAGCGTGCGGGTGTCGCCAAGCCCTTGGTGCACTATCACTTCGAGACCAAGGAAAAGCTCTGGCAGGCGGCGGTCGGTCACGCCATGGAGAAGCTGGCACGCGAGTTTCGCAACCTCAATTTCGAATTGAAGGACCTCGATCCGGTGGCCGCGCTGTCCGTGGTGATCCGCAGATATACCTACTTCTGCGCGCGCAACTACGCGGCCACCAACATCGTGATTCAGGAGGTCGCCCGTGGCACCGACCGGGCCGCATGGCTCTCGGAAACCTATCTCAAGCCGATGTACCTGACCGCGGAGCCGTTCCTGCAGGCGGCGGCGTCTCAGGGCCGCTTGCGCGAAATGAACCCCGCACACTTCCTGTCCATGGTCAGCGGCGCGATCAACGGCTTCTTCGCGTTTTCCGGCCTGATATCGGAGATGTACGAGTTCGATGCCCTGAGCGAGGAATCGGCGAGCGAACATGCCGAGATAGTCGTCGATGTGCTGCTCAATGGCCTGCGCGTGAAAACGACCTGA
- a CDS encoding MarR family winged helix-turn-helix transcriptional regulator translates to MRTQTFLLLGALRRITQALDTHSKFLEQSVGFTVPQMLVLEASRFEAEPLSAGRIAERVSLSQGTVTLILDKLESRGLVSRARDEGDRRKVLVSLTAGGRRVLESAPPLMQAQFIRQFESLGAEQRKELVRSLERVAELMHSPEEARLTPVA, encoded by the coding sequence ATGCGGACGCAGACTTTTTTGTTGCTCGGCGCGCTGCGCAGAATCACGCAGGCGCTCGATACGCACTCCAAGTTTCTCGAACAATCCGTGGGATTCACCGTGCCGCAGATGCTGGTGCTGGAAGCCTCGCGCTTCGAGGCCGAGCCGCTGAGCGCGGGGCGTATCGCCGAGCGCGTGAGCCTGTCCCAGGGCACGGTGACGCTGATTCTGGACAAGCTCGAGTCGCGCGGGCTGGTCAGCCGCGCCCGTGACGAGGGCGACCGGCGCAAGGTGCTGGTCAGTCTGACCGCGGGCGGACGTCGCGTGCTCGAGTCGGCGCCACCCTTGATGCAGGCCCAGTTCATCCGCCAGTTCGAGAGTCTCGGCGCTGAACAGCGCAAGGAACTGGTGCGCTCGCTGGAACGCGTCGCCGAGCTGATGCATAGCCCCGAAGAAGCAAGGCTGACGCCGGTGGCATGA
- a CDS encoding HNH endonuclease: MIPSILKLDTGGLPVAWITWKTAVTLYARHRVCWETGQERFVVRGGLNSATGERSQFEIGSIIAVADRSRRFTRGVPLLTNRTLFQRDRNLCLYCGKQYSTSQLTRDHIHPVSRGGLTVWENCVTACRHCNQRKDDRTPEEANMKLLAVPYTPNLAEYLILSNRRILADQMDFLQAFSRKTAAA; the protein is encoded by the coding sequence ATGATCCCGTCAATCCTCAAACTGGACACGGGCGGACTGCCGGTAGCCTGGATCACCTGGAAAACGGCGGTCACGCTCTACGCTCGACACCGCGTCTGTTGGGAGACGGGGCAGGAACGTTTTGTCGTTCGCGGCGGCCTCAACTCCGCGACGGGCGAGCGTTCGCAATTCGAAATCGGCTCCATCATCGCCGTCGCCGACCGTTCCAGGCGCTTCACACGAGGCGTACCCCTGCTGACCAATCGCACGCTGTTCCAGCGCGACCGCAACCTGTGTTTGTATTGCGGCAAGCAGTATTCCACCTCGCAACTCACGCGCGATCACATTCATCCCGTGTCACGCGGCGGGCTGACCGTGTGGGAAAACTGCGTCACAGCTTGTCGCCACTGCAACCAGCGCAAGGACGACCGCACCCCCGAGGAAGCCAACATGAAGCTGCTGGCGGTGCCGTACACCCCGAACCTTGCCGAATACCTGATTCTGTCGAACCGCCGCATCCTGGCCGATCAGATGGACTTCCTGCAGGCGTTTTCGCGCAAGACCGCGGCAGCCTGA
- a CDS encoding NAD(P) transhydrogenase subunit alpha yields MIITGLVALYIFMLAAFTGYEIIGRVPAILHTPLMSGSNFIHGIVVVGAMWALLNATNGLEQIIGFFGVLLGAGNAAGGYVVTERMLEMFKPSDKKK; encoded by the coding sequence ATGATCATCACAGGCCTCGTCGCGCTCTACATCTTCATGCTCGCGGCATTCACCGGCTACGAAATCATCGGCCGCGTGCCGGCGATTCTGCATACCCCGCTGATGTCGGGCTCCAACTTCATTCACGGCATCGTCGTGGTCGGCGCCATGTGGGCGCTGCTCAACGCCACCAACGGCCTTGAGCAGATCATCGGCTTTTTCGGCGTGCTGCTGGGTGCCGGCAACGCCGCCGGCGGCTACGTCGTCACCGAACGCATGCTTGAGATGTTCAAGCCCAGCGACAAGAAGAAGTAG
- a CDS encoding osmoprotectant NAGGN system M42 family peptidase yields MQKLDIDHEYLKQTLLELLAIPSPVGFTDEVVHYTCGKLGELGVPYELTRRGAIRATIKGETDRPACAVVAHLDTLGATVRLIKDNGRLALLPLGSWSSRFAEGARVTLFTDIGPFRGTILPLMASGHAFNNQVDDQPTNWTQVELRLDENVHSKADLTQLGVNIGDFIAIDPQPELHENGYISSRHLDDKAGVAALLAAIKAIVESGLSLPVYFHPMFTITEEVGFGASAVLDARISEMVSIDIAIPAEGQNSREHGVTVAICDSSGPFDYHLTRELLRLCKDHEIEHQRDVFPYYFSDSAAALRAGYDIRHALLGFGADASHGYERTHLSSLHAIAELVTLYAQNGPVVARDRRAIGPLEGFPHQWKPEDIEEPTPMPHPKEFL; encoded by the coding sequence ATGCAGAAGCTGGACATTGACCACGAATATCTCAAGCAGACCTTGCTTGAGTTGCTGGCAATCCCGAGCCCCGTGGGCTTTACCGACGAGGTCGTGCACTACACCTGCGGCAAGCTCGGCGAACTCGGCGTTCCGTATGAACTGACGCGGCGTGGCGCGATCCGCGCCACGATCAAGGGCGAAACCGACCGGCCGGCCTGCGCCGTGGTGGCGCATCTGGATACGCTCGGCGCCACGGTGCGCCTGATCAAGGACAACGGCCGGCTCGCCCTGCTGCCGCTCGGCAGCTGGTCCAGCCGCTTCGCCGAGGGCGCACGCGTCACCCTGTTCACCGACATCGGCCCTTTTCGCGGAACCATCCTGCCGCTGATGGCCTCCGGCCATGCCTTCAACAACCAGGTCGACGATCAGCCCACCAACTGGACCCAGGTGGAACTGCGTCTCGACGAGAACGTGCATTCCAAGGCCGATCTCACCCAGCTCGGCGTCAATATCGGTGACTTCATCGCGATCGATCCGCAGCCGGAACTGCACGAGAACGGCTACATCTCCTCGCGTCACCTCGACGACAAGGCCGGAGTCGCCGCCCTGCTGGCGGCGATCAAGGCGATCGTCGAATCGGGCTTGAGTCTGCCGGTCTACTTCCATCCGATGTTCACGATCACCGAGGAGGTCGGCTTCGGCGCTTCGGCGGTGCTCGACGCGCGCATCAGCGAGATGGTCTCGATCGACATCGCGATACCGGCTGAGGGCCAGAACTCGCGCGAACACGGCGTCACCGTGGCGATCTGCGATTCCAGTGGACCGTTCGACTATCACCTCACGCGCGAACTGCTGCGCCTGTGCAAGGATCACGAGATCGAACACCAGCGTGATGTATTCCCGTACTACTTCTCGGATTCCGCAGCCGCCCTGCGTGCCGGCTACGACATCCGTCATGCCCTGCTCGGCTTCGGTGCTGACGCTTCGCACGGCTATGAGCGTACGCATCTGTCGTCGCTGCACGCCATCGCCGAACTGGTGACGCTCTACGCCCAGAACGGGCCGGTCGTCGCGCGCGACCGTCGTGCGATCGGCCCGCTCGAAGGTTTTCCGCACCAATGGAAGCCCGAAGACATCGAGGAACCGACGCCGATGCCACATCCCAAGGAGTTCCTGTAG
- a CDS encoding type II toxin-antitoxin system ParD family antitoxin has product MTTIRKTITLTDQQGDWVKARIASGDFTNDSEYFRDLIRRDQARNAEIEQLRTALIEGEQSGISDRSPADILQAARERLKVDGHI; this is encoded by the coding sequence ATGACCACGATCCGCAAGACCATCACGCTGACCGATCAGCAGGGCGATTGGGTCAAGGCCCGCATTGCCAGCGGTGACTTCACCAATGACAGCGAGTATTTCCGCGACCTGATCCGCCGTGATCAGGCCCGCAACGCCGAAATCGAGCAATTGCGCACCGCTCTGATCGAGGGCGAGCAAAGCGGCATCAGCGACCGCTCCCCTGCGGACATTCTGCAGGCGGCTCGGGAAAGGCTGAAGGTGGATGGCCACATATAG
- a CDS encoding N-acetylglutaminylglutamine amidotransferase has translation MCGFAGERRYDGAPADIAAVACMNDAQAKRGPDGSGLFQAGPLAVGQRRLKIMDLTERAQQPMIDNELGLGIVFNGAVYNHPELRQTLKQKGYHFWSEGDTEVLLKAYQEWGLDFVQHLNGMFAFAIWERDSGRIVLGRDRLGIKPLYFSKTAGRLRFASTLPAILKAGDVDTDIDAVALHYYLNFHAVVPAPHTILKGVRKLAPATLAVIEKDGSMHQHEYWRPSFERTAEDEARSFEDWRDDTLTALRQAVKRRLVSDEPVGALLSGGVDSSLIVGLMSEAGSNLRSYSIGFEDVGKEEGNEFRYSDIVAKHFGTDHEQIFIDSRTLLPRLPEAIAAMSEPMVSHDCVAFYLLSEAVSKRSKVVQSGQGADEVFGGYHWYPPMLEGGDPFTVYSKGFCDRTHAEYADVVDPRLYGEDHARKFIADHFGLPGAPEAIDKALRLDTQIMLVDDPVKRVDNMTMAWGLEARVPFLDHELVELAAKIPGRHKIAEGGKYVLKEAARQVIPAAVIDRPKGYFPVPALKYLQGDFLEYTRDLLDAPAARGRGLFKRDYVEMLFRSPESHITPLRGSKLWQLALLEAWLQTHIS, from the coding sequence ATGTGTGGATTTGCCGGCGAACGCCGCTACGACGGAGCCCCCGCCGATATCGCAGCCGTGGCTTGCATGAACGATGCGCAGGCCAAGCGCGGACCGGACGGCTCCGGTCTGTTTCAGGCCGGGCCGCTGGCCGTGGGCCAGCGCCGCCTGAAGATCATGGATCTGACCGAGCGTGCGCAGCAGCCGATGATCGACAACGAGCTGGGTCTGGGCATCGTCTTCAATGGCGCCGTCTACAACCACCCGGAGCTGCGCCAGACTCTCAAGCAGAAGGGCTATCACTTCTGGTCGGAAGGCGACACCGAAGTGCTGCTCAAGGCTTATCAGGAGTGGGGCCTGGATTTCGTGCAGCACCTCAACGGCATGTTCGCGTTCGCGATCTGGGAGCGTGATTCGGGCCGTATCGTGCTTGGCCGCGACCGCCTCGGCATCAAGCCCCTGTACTTCTCCAAGACGGCCGGCCGCCTGCGTTTCGCCTCTACCTTGCCGGCGATTCTCAAGGCCGGCGATGTCGATACCGACATCGATGCGGTGGCCTTGCATTACTACCTCAACTTCCATGCGGTGGTGCCGGCGCCGCATACCATCCTCAAGGGGGTGCGCAAGCTCGCGCCGGCCACGCTCGCCGTGATCGAGAAAGATGGCTCGATGCACCAGCACGAGTACTGGCGCCCCTCGTTCGAACGCACCGCCGAGGACGAGGCGCGCAGTTTCGAGGATTGGCGCGACGATACCCTGACAGCACTGCGCCAGGCCGTGAAGCGGCGTCTGGTTTCGGACGAGCCGGTCGGCGCCCTGCTGTCCGGCGGCGTGGATTCCAGCCTGATCGTGGGCCTGATGAGCGAGGCCGGCTCCAATCTGCGCAGCTACTCGATCGGCTTCGAGGACGTGGGCAAGGAGGAAGGCAACGAATTCCGTTATTCGGACATCGTCGCCAAGCATTTCGGCACCGATCACGAACAAATCTTCATCGACAGCCGCACCCTGCTGCCGCGTCTGCCGGAAGCGATCGCGGCGATGAGCGAGCCGATGGTCTCGCATGACTGCGTGGCCTTCTACCTGCTGTCCGAGGCGGTGTCCAAGCGCAGCAAGGTGGTGCAGAGCGGGCAGGGTGCCGATGAAGTCTTCGGCGGCTATCACTGGTATCCGCCGATGCTCGAAGGCGGCGATCCGTTCACCGTCTACTCCAAGGGCTTCTGCGATCGCACGCATGCCGAATACGCGGATGTGGTCGACCCGCGCCTGTACGGCGAGGATCATGCGCGCAAGTTCATCGCCGATCACTTTGGCCTGCCGGGCGCGCCGGAGGCGATCGACAAGGCCCTGCGCCTGGATACCCAGATCATGCTGGTGGACGATCCGGTCAAGCGCGTCGACAACATGACGATGGCCTGGGGTCTGGAAGCACGCGTGCCGTTCCTGGACCATGAGCTGGTCGAACTGGCAGCCAAGATTCCGGGGCGCCACAAGATCGCCGAAGGCGGCAAGTACGTGCTCAAGGAAGCCGCGCGCCAGGTCATTCCGGCGGCGGTGATCGACCGGCCCAAGGGCTATTTCCCGGTGCCGGCGCTGAAGTACCTGCAGGGCGACTTCCTCGAATACACGCGCGATCTGCTCGATGCACCGGCGGCGCGCGGGCGCGGCCTGTTCAAGCGCGACTACGTGGAGATGCTGTTCCGGTCGCCGGAATCGCACATCACGCCGCTGCGCGGGTCCAAGCTGTGGCAGCTCGCCTTGCTCGAAGCCTGGCTGCAGACGCACATTTCGTAA
- a CDS encoding NAD(P)(+) transhydrogenase (Re/Si-specific) subunit beta has translation MTNLIIQTSYLLAAFLFIFGLKRMSSPVTARSGIVVAGWGMVIAVAASFLYTLNVEPQARPQLVSNMILAIVALAVGLGWAWRGGKRVAMTEMPQMVALYNGMGGGAAAAIAAIELFGGKAHGTVTLILAVLGALIGAVSLSGSLIAWAKLDGRINGVWRVSSQQMINGVFLLVTALIGLWIVAHGGHVSTFTVALFFILALIYGVLMTMPIGGADMPVVISLYNAFTGLAVGFEGYVLQNPALMIAGMVVGSAGTLLTLLMAKAMNRSVSNVLFSNFGAVSDDTGGEIAGSMKPAEASDAAVNMRYASKVIIAPGYGLAVAQAQHKLYEFVKLLEEEGVEVKFAIHPVAGRMPGHMNVLLAEAGVPYDIIYDMEDINEEFKEADVALVIGANDTVNPAARSNKSSPIYGMPILNVDKAKQTYVIKRGQGKGYSGVENELFFADNTNMVYGDAQKVMVAMIQAVKSLSGGH, from the coding sequence ATGACCAACCTGATCATTCAGACCAGCTACCTGCTGGCCGCATTTTTATTCATCTTCGGCCTCAAACGCATGAGCTCGCCGGTCACGGCGCGCTCCGGCATCGTCGTTGCCGGTTGGGGCATGGTCATCGCCGTGGCCGCCAGCTTCCTCTACACGCTGAACGTGGAACCGCAAGCGCGACCGCAGCTGGTCAGCAACATGATTCTCGCGATCGTGGCGCTGGCGGTGGGCCTGGGCTGGGCCTGGCGCGGCGGCAAACGCGTGGCCATGACCGAGATGCCGCAGATGGTGGCGCTGTACAACGGCATGGGGGGCGGCGCCGCCGCTGCGATTGCAGCGATCGAACTGTTCGGCGGCAAGGCGCACGGCACGGTCACCCTGATTCTGGCGGTGCTTGGCGCGCTGATCGGCGCCGTCTCCCTGTCCGGTTCGCTGATCGCCTGGGCCAAGTTGGACGGTCGCATCAACGGCGTGTGGCGCGTCTCCAGCCAGCAGATGATCAACGGCGTGTTCCTGTTGGTCACTGCCCTGATCGGCCTGTGGATCGTCGCGCACGGCGGTCATGTCAGCACCTTTACCGTGGCGCTGTTCTTCATCCTGGCGCTGATCTACGGCGTGCTGATGACGATGCCGATCGGCGGTGCCGACATGCCGGTGGTGATCTCGCTGTACAACGCCTTCACCGGTCTTGCGGTTGGCTTCGAAGGCTATGTGCTGCAGAACCCGGCGTTGATGATTGCCGGCATGGTGGTCGGCTCCGCCGGCACCCTGCTGACCCTGCTGATGGCCAAGGCGATGAATCGCTCGGTCAGCAACGTGCTGTTCAGCAACTTCGGCGCCGTTTCGGACGACACCGGCGGCGAGATCGCGGGCAGCATGAAGCCGGCCGAGGCCTCGGATGCCGCCGTCAACATGCGCTATGCGTCCAAGGTCATCATCGCGCCGGGCTACGGTCTGGCGGTGGCGCAGGCCCAGCACAAGCTCTACGAATTCGTGAAGCTGCTGGAAGAGGAAGGCGTGGAAGTGAAGTTCGCGATCCACCCGGTCGCGGGCCGTATGCCGGGACACATGAACGTATTGCTCGCAGAAGCCGGCGTGCCGTACGACATCATCTACGACATGGAAGACATCAACGAGGAGTTCAAGGAAGCCGACGTGGCCCTCGTGATCGGCGCCAACGACACCGTCAACCCGGCGGCACGCAGCAACAAGTCCTCGCCGATCTACGGCATGCCGATCCTCAACGTGGACAAGGCCAAGCAGACCTACGTGATCAAGCGCGGCCAGGGCAAGGGCTACTCGGGCGTGGAGAACGAACTGTTCTTCGCCGACAACACCAACATGGTCTACGGTGACGCGCAGAAGGTGATGGTCGCCATGATCCAGGCGGTGAAGTCACTGAGCGGCGGTCACTGA
- a CDS encoding Re/Si-specific NAD(P)(+) transhydrogenase subunit alpha, with translation MPVSITVPKETRPNEQRVALVPSVVQKLQKLGVEISLETGAGDAALIPDASYSAAGVNVGPVDLAATDIVMRVQPPSLAEVAQMKEGSILMSFIYAHREVELVKALRDRKITCFAMELVPRITRAQAMDALSSQAALSGYYAGLLAATELARILPMMTTAVGSIRPAKVLVMGLGVAGLQAIATARRLGAMVEGYDVRPETKEQCESLGAKFVDTGIDARGEGGYARELTDEEKAKVAEVLTKRIQQADAIITTAAIPGRPSPKLISKAQVDGMKPGAVIVDLAAEGGGNCEYTVPGETTQVGHAKIVAPLNVPSLLAEHASELYSKNLLNLLELIVKDGAINLDWDDEVIAKAALTHGGEIKNEAASKAVNGN, from the coding sequence ATGCCGGTATCCATAACCGTGCCGAAAGAAACGCGTCCCAACGAGCAGCGCGTGGCGCTGGTTCCGTCGGTGGTTCAGAAACTACAAAAACTCGGCGTCGAGATTTCGCTGGAAACCGGTGCCGGCGACGCCGCGCTGATTCCGGATGCCTCATACAGCGCAGCCGGTGTCAATGTAGGCCCAGTCGATCTGGCGGCCACCGACATCGTGATGCGCGTGCAGCCGCCCAGCCTTGCCGAAGTCGCGCAGATGAAGGAAGGCTCGATCCTGATGTCCTTCATTTATGCGCATCGCGAAGTCGAGCTGGTCAAGGCGCTGCGCGACCGCAAGATCACCTGTTTCGCGATGGAACTGGTACCGCGCATCACGCGCGCCCAGGCGATGGACGCGCTGTCGTCCCAGGCCGCGCTGAGCGGCTACTACGCCGGCCTGCTGGCGGCGACCGAACTCGCACGCATACTGCCGATGATGACCACGGCGGTCGGTTCGATCCGTCCGGCCAAGGTGCTGGTCATGGGCCTGGGCGTGGCCGGCCTGCAGGCGATCGCCACCGCGCGCCGCCTCGGCGCCATGGTCGAAGGCTACGACGTGCGCCCCGAAACCAAGGAGCAGTGCGAGTCACTGGGCGCCAAGTTCGTCGACACCGGTATCGACGCACGCGGCGAAGGCGGCTATGCCCGCGAGCTGACGGATGAGGAAAAGGCCAAGGTCGCCGAAGTGCTGACCAAGCGCATCCAGCAGGCCGACGCGATCATCACCACGGCCGCGATTCCCGGCCGGCCCAGCCCCAAGCTGATTTCCAAGGCGCAGGTGGACGGCATGAAGCCGGGCGCGGTGATCGTGGATCTGGCGGCCGAAGGCGGCGGCAACTGCGAATACACGGTGCCGGGCGAGACCACGCAGGTCGGTCACGCCAAGATCGTGGCGCCGCTCAACGTGCCGAGCCTGCTGGCCGAACATGCCAGCGAGCTGTATTCCAAGAACCTGCTGAACCTGCTCGAACTGATCGTGAAAGATGGCGCGATCAATCTCGACTGGGATGACGAGGTCATCGCCAAGGCCGCGCTCACGCACGGCGGCGAAATCAAGAACGAAGCGGCGAGCAAAGCCGTGAACGGCAACTGA
- a CDS encoding type II toxin-antitoxin system RelE/ParE family toxin, translated as MLTFGLEQADAYAAGMLERFTRIAEQPRLYQGIDHIRPGMRRSVYGAHAIYYREDGDGVLIVRILRGRDVSVALREGGET; from the coding sequence GTGCTGACATTTGGCCTGGAACAGGCCGACGCCTACGCCGCCGGCATGCTGGAGCGCTTCACCCGGATTGCGGAACAGCCGCGTCTGTACCAGGGCATCGACCATATCCGGCCCGGCATGCGGCGCAGCGTCTACGGCGCACATGCGATTTACTACCGGGAAGATGGCGACGGCGTGTTGATCGTCCGCATTCTGCGCGGACGGGATGTGAGCGTCGCGCTGCGGGAAGGTGGGGAGACATGA
- a CDS encoding antirestriction protein ArdA: MKAMTCQAEIRIYVACLATYNNGILHGRWIDACQDDDDIRGEIAAMLAASPIAGAEEYAIHDHEGFEGASVSEYAGIDEVTELLAYFGDLDDARTAMEDHYAGVYRSVADVAEELTGETTEIPDNLRFYIDCERMARDLVVNDMLVIELSFEEVHVFWSH; this comes from the coding sequence ATGAAAGCCATGACCTGCCAAGCCGAAATTCGTATCTATGTCGCCTGCCTTGCGACCTACAACAACGGCATCCTGCATGGCAGGTGGATTGACGCTTGTCAGGATGACGACGACATTCGGGGCGAGATCGCTGCAATGCTGGCAGCGTCACCGATTGCGGGTGCCGAGGAATACGCGATCCACGACCATGAAGGCTTCGAGGGGGCGAGCGTTTCCGAATATGCCGGGATCGATGAGGTTACGGAACTGCTGGCCTATTTTGGCGATCTGGACGATGCGCGCACCGCGATGGAAGACCACTACGCCGGAGTCTATCGCTCGGTCGCCGACGTCGCCGAGGAGCTGACCGGGGAAACCACGGAGATTCCGGACAATCTGCGCTTTTATATCGACTGCGAGCGGATGGCGCGTGACCTGGTGGTCAATGACATGCTGGTCATCGAGTTGTCCTTCGAGGAAGTGCATGTCTTCTGGAGCCACTGA